TGATGAAGGAGAACCCAACGTGATTTGGCTGTCCGGATTACACATTCCCGAGTCCTACCTGACAGCTCTCGTGCAGGCCACATGTCGGAAGAACGGCTGGCCTCTTGATCGATCCACCCTGTACACCCAGGTCACCAGTTATCGAACAGCAGAGGAGGTGACTGAACGGCCCACTCAAGGTACGAAGCACCCCAGAATGGTGTCTGTTTCTCAAGATAAATAAAAGGGAAGTAAAATGCAAGAAAGCGTCACGAGACATGATTGACGTTTAGCTTTTTGTTTTCAGGATGCTTTGTTTCGGGCCTTTATCTCGAAGGAGCAGACTGGGACATTGAAAAAGGATGTCTTGTGAGGAGCAGACCCAAAGTGCTGGTGGTGGAGCTTCCCATCCTGAACGTTGTTCCCATTGAGGCCCACCGGCTGAGACTCCAGGTAAACTGACCAAAAAAACATTGTGACGCTTCAGTCTTATTATGGTTGAGAGTTCTTGATGATCTGTAAAAACGGTAATCGCTGCAACAGGAATGGATGCCTTCTTCTCATGCATTTACTCAAGGCTGGGCTGACAGACGAGTTTGATGGGGCTTTCTGTTTTTAGAACTCTTATTGAGAAGATAATTCACGATGTGCGGTCGTATCATCCCCTACATGTTCACAACAGCTAGCATGGGTCGCTCTCAGCGTACCTTCATAACTTGACAGCTTTCCCAAGTATGGCACCAGGCCGGCCATCCACTTCTGACAATGAGAACACCAAAAGATGCTGCCCGGAGAGGCCGCTTGTcagcatttaatttatttcattcgTCTATTAAGCTCGTTTGCCCTGTAACTCTGCGCATCACtttcatcattttgtattttcaaaGTCACCTTAATGCGATGGCTTTGCCTGTGAGCCAGAATGACAGCCTGACCTCAAACCTGAAATATCTCAGCACACACTTGGGAGGcgtctttaattttattactaataGTGTTAAACAAAACACACGCTTCTCATTTTGAAGGGTCGATTGGCACACGCGAGGAAGGATGTCATCTGCCCTGGGTCCCGTTTTATTTCCACTGTCTGTCTTTAAAGATTTCTAGACCAAAACTGCGTGCCCTTTCATGTGAGACCCTTTTAGACGGCGGTGCAGTTGTCCCTGTCACTCCCTAGTTTATGATGGTGCTTTCATCGACACTATGCTACAATTTTCCTCCCCTCCCAATAGTTTGTCAAAGCTGTTTTATCTTGTAAAGTCTTCACATTTTTCTGTGCCCACACTTGTGGCAATTTGCCCTTACAATTGTGGTTAACATAACATGGAAATCACCAGTAATGAGGAAGCAGAAAATCACATTAAAAGAAGGTCACAGGAACATGATGTCCTGTTGTTGGCTGTGCACACATCAGGACCAAAGTGATGTCCTCTTGGTGGCCGAGTGCTCTGAGCAGCGTCCACCTGCCAGGGAGTCCTTCAATGTGCTGACCGTTGTAGCAGTTGGGCCCCAGCTCCCCCTCACAGCCTGTAAGACCTTTCTAAGCAGACCAACTGTGAAGGTGCGCAGACACTGGAGTTTTGTACCCAGTGCAGTCAGTAAAGCAGTTTACCCATAATGCTCAGCTCTGTCTTCTCTGATTGATGTGCTTATGAAAAGAGTTGAGTGCCAAAATGAGGAAGCGGACATTTGCCCGGCATGATGGGGCCGTTGATAGACCCACTTGTGAAGCATAAATCAGGTTTTGGACATTTCTGTACAAAGCTGGAGCAGTTTCTTGCTTTATTGGTTATGCAAATGAGGCTGACTTAGAGAATTGCACATTTGATTTTAAAGTATggaattttcagaaaaaaattgttattctttgcatttatatagcgcttttctcactactcaaagtgctcagcaggGTAAGGGCCCAACCGAGCAGAGTTTAGTTGGGGCTTCATTATTTACAGGACAAGCGCGTGCTTAGGATAGTGGCCTCTACCGTGTTAAACTCGGCACTCCCGTATTGTGTTTTAAAGAGGTGCTCTGCTTGAGAAAGTAAGCTTCACGGCGAGTATGGCAGGTAACAGCAGCCGCCTGTGCTTCTGAATGTCTTGTCATGGGAGGTGGAATGGGCCCTGGGTTCAAGTCCCACTGCTGTCAGCTGATTGCCATCCTGAGCAGACACTGTAGGTGAGGCCATCTGTGCTGATGGATCATCTCTGGCTTGAGGTCATTTACTAAACAAAATGTCTTTCACTGTCTCCTTCCAGAATACTCTAAGGACACCCGTGTACACGACCTCCATGCGGAGAAATGCCATGGGAGTTGGCCTGGTGTTTGAGTCTGACCTTTTCACAAAGCAGCACAACTCCCACTGGGTGTTGCAAGGAGTCTGCCTCACGCTCAACTCGGACTGAAGCCCGTGGCCACTCTTTGTACGTACTTGCATTTGTGTACATGTCACTGCAACTGACATAATGGTgctatattttgtttattgtaatattttattaaagattagtcacttatttttaaagattgttaTCTTTTTAATGAATACAACACAATGTACACTTGGTGCTTCTGTTGTGGGTCAGTGAGCGGGTACCAACAGGAGTCTTAGAACGGGTGAAGTGCCAGTGTGTAAGAATCAGGCAGAGGCAGGCATGGGACAGTGTCGCTTTTATTAACAAAGCCAGGTCTACTCTACACACTCAGGGCTATCTATGCAAAGGCTTTGTCATGTGACTCCCAGCAGGCAGCCTTGCCAGGGCGTAGTGACATTGGAAGCAGACGCCTGGCATCTTGCTGCACTGTGGAGTACTGACTGGATTTACACTGGGGTGTCCTTCAGCAGTTGCGCCGCACTCGTGTAGTACAAGCGAACAAGGAGAGAGGGCGCTGTCGAGTTGGGCTGTGTTTTGGTTCAGACTCGAAAAAGGAAGGCCTTTGAGGTGCCACAGTAAAGCTGGTATGGTAGGTGTAGGCAAGGTGACAGAGGCAGTTAAAACCTTTGGCATGCAGTCTCTTAAAGTGTAGAACCTTAGGAGCAGATGAAGTAAGGATGAATCTCTTAGCACAGTGCATTGCATAAACCAGCCCGTCAGACTGGATTACTCGCTCGGTCAGTCTAAGCAGTTCTGTCGGCGCCTGACCGTTTGCGGACAACTTCACTGCCATTCACCTGATCCACGGCCAGGGTCTCCACTTGGGCCTCTGCGGTCGGGGCGACGGCATGATGAATGCGGTGAGCCACCCCGATGTGTGCCTTGTGCTGCTGCTTATCTCTGCCCAGACTGAAGTGTGGCGCAGACGAGTTGCGCTCTGAAGGAATCGGGGGGATTACCAAAGGCCTCTCTTTCAAGAGTTGTGCATCTGAGGATTCTCTGGCCAGAAGGAATGGTGTTGGGTCGGGCATGGCATCCATGGTCTCACGCAGCAGCAACTTACGGCCATCTGAGCCGAGCCGGTACACTTCAGCATACTCAGAGTTCAAAGGCTGCGAGAGGCTCTTCTTCATCCTTCGCCGTGGTGTGTCTGTCATTTTCTCCTTGGGGGGTGCGGGTTTGTATGACGACAGGACTGGGCTCACGTTGGGGCTGCTGTCCGATGTGCCACTTGATGTggcgatcaacttctttttggtGGCATGCAGCTGAGAGGTCAGGTAAGCGATGGTGCCGGCCCGCTGCTCCAGCTCGCTCGACAGCATGTTAAGTTTATGGCTTTTCATCTTCAGCTCTTCTAAATACTTCTTCTCCCGTTCCTTGATTGTGTTCTCCAGCACCGAAATCATGGCATTCTTTTCTTCTAGCTCCCTTAACAAGGCTGTGTTTTCTTCCTCTTTGGCTTTTAACTGAGTTTCCAACTCCTCACATTTTTTCCTCAGCTCATCACAGCGGGAGTCCCCCGTTCCTGTTGAAACAAACAGTAAGTGAATTTTAAAACTGGTACACATTATTAATGCGCTGCCCAGACACCTCCAGGCTTCAAGTATCATCTTTATAGGACTCACTAAATGACCCACAGACCAGAAATTCTCAGCGGTGTCTAGTTAGGGGTCTCTAGCGGCCCAATCACATGACCTAGAGGTGAACAAAGTCACCATCACTAAAGTAAATTTAAACTGGAAACAGAAAAATCTGTCAAGAGCCAAAAAACAGCCCATCTTGGTGCTGCTCGGCCTCCACTGTTAACTAGCAAAGCTCCACACCACACTCGCTCGGCTTTACTGGTAGTAATACAGTGGAAGGAAGCTGGTGCCGGTAAAGACTTCTGCTCTGCTGCCAAACTTCCACTTGGCCAGTCAAGAGTGACGGTCACCTGCTAAATGGGAAATTAGCCGAGAGGATGAAAGCAAATGGTGCGATTGTTCTAGAACCTCACAGTAACTGCAGTCGCCGACTGGATGCTTGCAAGTTTGCCTTTTATTTTGCACTAAACACTTAActcagggacacacccagccTGTGATTTGAAGGTGAAGGTGTTGGGCTTCAAGCTCCAGGGTTGCTGGTTCAATTTCCACCTCTGCTTTAACAAGCCCACGTCACCAGAGACTACTTGGAAAGTTGGAGCAGGTAGAGAGGGTGAAGGCCCTGCATGTCTCTGTAGAAGCACCAAGGAGAAGTGTGGCACTCGTATTTAGATGACTGGGCCCTGCTGCCAATTGCCTATAGTGTGGCAGGCCTAGGACTGTTTTGGTGAACAGTCACAGTCACTCGCATCAATTTGTAAGGAAAGAACACAAATAGGTTTTAATCTAGTCTAGCACGGGCAGGACGATCAAGGGGCTAAGGCAATGACCCCAAAACCCAACATTGACAGGTCAGTTCCTTTCTCTGCCATGGTGGTAGTTGTTACAGCCTACCAAAAGGCCTAGGGCTATTTAAATAGGCCGCACACAAGTGAGGTGGGTGGGgacaaaacacaggaaaaaaaaaaaaaactaaaccagcTCAATAAAAACAGACTCCATTtattatcaaaaagaaaaactcaaaatataGAGAAagttacacaaaacagaaacaaggcAGAAGACCACCACCAGCCAAGCTGTGTGGCTTACAGAGTTGACTCAGCTGGATACACACACTCCTCACATTGTTCACACAGAGGGCTAGcatacaacaattacatttctttaatcaAAAGCACAAAGGCAGGCCATCCCTCCCTAACTCTTCATaccttgttctgttctgttctgttctgttcagtccagtccagtccagtccagtccagtccagtccagtccagtccagtccagtccagtccttctcctctcttctcACACTCTCACCTAAACCCCACAGACGCTTCTTTTATATTCAACACCCCACCCACAACTCAACAGGTGGGTAATTAGGGCAGGACTCAATTAAGTCATCAGCCCCAAATTAGAGTTTAACAAGAAGATCCACAGGAGGTCGTAAGCGTGGTATGTTGAGGAAGAGCGCACAAGTAGTCGTTTTAGATGACGCCCAGGATCGACCCATGGACTAGGATAGACAGACCCTGAGACCCAAGGTTGGTTGTTCAAATCCAACCATGGTCCTCTGCCAATGCCTAGATGAGTGGTCCAAGCTGTTCTTCTGTTGAAGTGTTTGAGTACAGAATACAAATAGCAACTTTAGCCTAACACCAAAGGGGCTCTGTGGCCTAGGAGGTAAGGTGATGGACCCTGGGACCCAAGGTTGGTGGCTCGATTCCCAACCCTCCAGGTGAGTGGCTGGATCTACTCTTATGTTGAAGTGTGTGAGTAGAGAATATAAATAGCAACTTTAGCCTAACACCAAAGGGGACCTGTGGCCTAGGAGGTAAGGTGATGGACCCTGGAACCCAAGGTTGGTGGTTCAATTCCCAACCAAGGGTCCCCCAGAGGAGCCAGACCCCCTCCAGGTGAGTGGCCAAATCTATTCTTATGTTGAAGTGTGTGAGTAGAGAATACAAATAACAACTTTAGCCTAACAACAAAGGGGACCCGTGGCCTAGGAGGTAAGGCGATGGACCCTGGGACCCAAGGTTGGTGGTTCGATTCCCACCCTCAGCCAACCAGAGGAGCCAGATGACTCCCCCTCAAGGTGAGTGACTGAATATACCATTATGCTGAAGTGTCTGAGTAGAGAATACAAATAGCAACTTTAGCCTAACATCAAAGGGGACCCGTGGCCTAGGAGGTAAGGTGATGGACCCTGGGACCCAAGGTTGGTGGTTCGATAGCCAACCAAGGGTCCCCCAGAGGAGCCAGATGACTCCCCCACCCCCCCTCAAGGTGAGTGGCTGAATATACCATTATGTTGAAGTGTCTGAGTAGAGAATACAAATAGCAACTTTAGCCTAACATCAAAGGGGACCCGTGGCCTAGGAGGTAAGGCGATGGACCCTGGGACCCAAGGTTGGTGGTTCGATTCCCACCCTCAGCCAACCAGAGGAGCCAGATGACTCCCCCTCAAGGTGAGTGACTGAATATACCATTATGCTGAAGTGTCTGAGTAGAGAATACAAATAGCAACTTTAGCCTAACATCAAAGGGGACCCGTGGCCTAGGAGGTAAGGTGATGGACCCTGGGACCCAAGGTTGGTGGTTCGATTCCCACCCTCAGCCAACCAAGGGTCCCCCAGAGGAGCCAGATGACTCCCCCACCCCCCCTCAAGGTGAGTGGCTGAATATACCATTATGTTGAAGTGTCTGAGTAGAGAATACAAATAGCAACTTTAGCCTAACATCAAAGGGGACCCGTGGCCTAGGAGGTAAGGCGATGGACCCTGGGACCCAAGGTTGGTGGTTCAATTCCCACCCTCAGCCAACCAAGGGTCCCCCAGAGGAGCCAGATGACTCCCCCACCCCCCCTCAAGGTGAGTGGCTGAATATACTATTATGTTGAAGTGTCTGAGTAGAGAATACAAATAGCAACTTTAGCCTAACATCAAAGGGGACCCGTGGCCTAGGAGGTAAGGCGATGGACCCTGGGACCCAAGGTTGGTGGTTCGATTCCCACCCTCAGCCAACCAGAGGAGCCAGATGACTCCCCCTCAAGGTGAGTGACTGAATATACCATTATGCTGAAGTGTCTGAGTAGAGAATACAAATAGCAACTTTAGCCTAACATCAAAGGGGACCCATGGCCTAGGAGGTAAGGCGATGGACCCTGGGACCCAAGGTTGGTGGTTCAATTCCCACCCTCAGCCAACCAAGGGTCCCCCAGAGGAGCCAGACAATCCACCCCCAAGGTAAGTGGCTGAATCTACTCTTATGGTGAAGTGTCTGAGTAGAGAATACAAATAGCTACTTTAACCTAACATCAAAGGGGACCCGTGGCCTAGGAGGCAAGACGATGGACCCTGGGACCCAAGGTTGGTGGTTGAATTGGGGACCCTCCCCCACCAAGCAAAGGGCAACAACCCCCACTACCTTTTAAATTACACCAGGTAACACCTCAAAGGAGATAAATTACTGACCTCTGACTCCCACTGTTACTGCTTCACTCACCACCAACATCCAAATGAACCAATGACAGCTCAAAGTGTTAATACCCTAACACAAccattttgcacatttattttacgACACCAAATTGTAGGCACTTCCCTTCAGAAAATTAAAGAGAACAACACAAAGTAAGTATAAAATGTGGCAGAAGGTGGCACACACTACTGCTAGTCAGCAAGACCACCAGGTTGACGCCCAGCCTGTGCTCACTTGTTACTTACCATCTGTGCCGCTGCTCCTCTCTCCTCCCTGGGTCTGAGTGTCAGCCTGGTGTCCATTGGGTGTTGTCTGCACATGTCCAGTGGTTGGGGAGCTTTCTGCATTTGGTGCCTCTACCTGATCAGCATGCTGCCCTCACAAAACTAAACATCCTATCCAAAATCTTCTATCAGTGATTTAGAAAAGCACTGCAAAACTGGGTGAGGGTGCAAGGCAGAGTACAGGAACAGACAGGAGAGACAAGAAGATATTGGACACTGCAAGTTGTGTGTGTCTATGTGGCGGCGCCGGTGATTAAGTGGCACATAATTAGGAAACAACACGAGCAGTTAAACAGGCTGCTGTCTCAGAAGGCTAATCAAACTGAAAAGGTGACACCACATACATTACGGCAAAAAgatgtcaaaaacaaaacttcCGTCAATCACTGACATGCCATCTGTGGCTCAGACTTTGGGCCTGGACGGCCTGGATGTCGTACTCTGGTGTGTTTGTCACACGTTGTCAGACCGCATGGATCCCAGCATCACTTGCCTAAAacttgtagtttttataaactCCGATACTTCTCGCTTTGCATCACATGCACATTTATGGTCAAACTGAACACCAGCAGAGGCGAAGGAATCTAATTAgacctaaaaaaaaataacagattgcaacagataaaaacacaaaacacgtCATCTGAAAGAGTTGCAAAGGGATGCCAGGCGCTCGTCTATGGCATCGAGGAGGAGTCGAGACCAGCAGCCACTTAGCCACTCAAACGATGAAGCTGAACATAATGTGAGAGCAACAGCAGTCATTGACGTCTGGCTGATGGAGTCCGTCATTGGTCAGCAGACATGAGACGGCAGTGAAGTGAACTCGTGACCAGCTGAAGTGCCCACATACCTCCACATCTGCATGGATTCATGGGGCACACTCCAGCAAGGAGCTTTGCTTTACACAGTTGTAAAACGTAAGCGTTTAGACGCTGTCACCATTACTATGGCCCTACTCGTaagcaattaaaaagacagaGCCAAAAACAGGCTAAGACTGAGAACCCTGGGAAGTCTGCTCTGCCGCACTGAACGCAGTATCAGACAATCCAAAGGAACAAAAATGCCTACCTTGAAAGAAAGCAATTCCTTTATTGCCTCGGAAATTTGAATTAACCTGTATGGGGGCAACTGGGGAAAAAGAGGGACAAAGTTATTTGAATACAAGACCGGTGCAGTGGGACATTAGACACAGCGCGTCAGTAAAGGCCACGAGGAAGGCAGAATGCGCCAGTTTGTCTGTTCTGTCGGTAACTCGCCTCTCATCACTGTCACCAGCTTCACCTACTTCGGTCACCTCTGCTTGCTTCTATTAATAGCTAACCCCGGTACCATTCAAAGaaagacaatacaatacatttaaaacatttcagatcTCTTGCCCTgcgtgtaccttcagcacctgcCTTGTATGCGTGTGTCTGAATCTCTCATGGCTGGCACGCCCTCGGTTCTCATAAGGCCTGCTCGTCAGACTGTATCGCTTGAGGCGCTTTGCTCGCCTTCTTTTCGCTTTTATAATTCCCGTCTCTGAAGACGACTCTCAGTGTGCCTTCCTCACCtctactcctccttgtgtgtctcacactggcacttcctctttcaatcgcgtcaccaaagccaaacgaACGAATCAGAATGCCAAGAGGGACTGAAAACACAGACCTAGTAGACATAGTAGACCAGTGTGTTAATAGGAAATCTGCATTTACAGTAGGTTACCATCCTCACCAGTTTAACAGCCATTTTTTTAGGATTACCCAGGTTTGCCTCATCCCATTGTTTCCATATCATCTGATACCTTTTTGGGCCTCCTGTTGAAACCTCCCCCCTGCCCCAGTAGCATCTTGGTGTACCTCTTCACCTTACCCAGTAAACCTCTGTCTTTTGCTCCACGTGTCCAAAGCGCCGCTGTCGCAGTCAGCACATCATCTATTTTCTCCAAATTGCAAGACAATCCAACGTCAATCTGATCCCTCTCTTTATCAAGCTGCGTTTTCATGGGCCACATCTCACTTCCACCGAGCATACTACTCCTCATTCAGCTTCTACTAACGTTACCCTTCAGTACCACAGAGGCTCCTTCAGACGTTCCTCCAACTGCTGTGCCTGCACCTCCAAATTACCAACATACCCCGGCGCTCCTCCTCGCTCTGTGGAGTCTACCTGGGGTGCACTGCCTTTTACTCTGCTCTTCTTCCGTATGTAAATGGCTTCTCATGGAAGTAGAGAGTGGTGACAGGGTTTGCCTCCGCACACGATCTGCTCTCTTGAAGGCAGGAGCACATCAATCAGCGCTCGCAAATCAATGCGCAGACctgacatcatttatttattagcacAAAGCCGTCAGCCAGGCTGCACTCGGGTGAGTCTGTGGGGCTGGGGCCTGACTGCTAATGTCTGATCCAAGTGTTCATTTACTGCCCGCTGCTAAATGGCCACTTTTACCGCGCCGCACATGGATTAGTGTGTGAATTTTCACTCCATTCTGCTTTGGCGTGGTGGTGTGTTGCAGACTTTGTCCACATGCAGACACTGAACTGCTCTAACATCTGAGCACAATGAAGATACCGCACACCACACAGAGTGAACAACCAGCACATCGAGCCAGTCATTTTATAAAACATGAccgaaaactgaaataaaatggcCAGAATAAAAGGTGATAATCTTTTGTATAAACTACGAGAAATAAACCCCAACACGATTGAAGGTCAGGTCAACCACAAAGTCCTTCTGGAGTTTCATACAACATAAAATGGCTGCAGTCTGGCTCAGCTGCCTGCTCAGACCGATGCCTTACAGAATGTTAGAAAATGTCAAAGCTGCCTGAAGCTCCGGAGGGAGTGTCGCTCGGTTATTAAGACATTCAAACTGTGAATGAGCCCTCTCGTGATGCTGAATTTGTAGCGGACCCTCGATCTGTGGTGGTGTTTCAGCACGTCTCCTTTCCTTGCTTCACCTCACTTCTACAAGGTTTCCTTCCCTACTTCAAACTGCTCtttggttcctgccctgtaccCTGTGCTGCTCCCTTTGACCCTAAACCAGACTTCTGGAATTTTCCAGAATAAACACTTTCCATAAACACTTCATCAGGAATCCCACTGCAGTTAAAACATCACTTAACGATAGCAGGTGGTCCAGTGAGGTTCTCAAGTGAATCTTCCAGGCTCTGTGATCAATACTACCATGCTGGTCCAGCACCTTCTCTTCTGTGTGCTCCACTCTTGGCATTCCCACCCACCAACTGACACAATCTGGTAGAGCAGAATCCACCGAGAGTCTGGCACTGGGGCGATCTGTGTCATCTGTGTCAATCAGACACTTGGGGATTAAGGCCTGCAGAGACTTTACAACAGCTTTCCTCCAATCCGTACTCATCTCACATATGGAGTGCTCACTAAGACCCCTCACCCACCATTATGGTGTCCGGCACCCTCAAACCTAATGGAACCATCACTGGACACAGACGCTTACGGTTTGGCTCTCCATCCATCTACAGACCTGCGCCTTACATTGACCACCTTGATGTGCCCACAACTCAGGACCGTTCACCGCCCAAGTCCTCCTCGAATCCAGTCCAAAATGTACACAAGTTTAGAATCAGCCCCTGGGAGACATCTTCTAGAGCCCACCGCTCCCACCTGTGTCCTCAGCTGACATCCCACTGAACGTCTGTCTCCTCCCCTGACCCaagtattgacccccttccttcAACAGCGTTCTTCTGAGTGAACGGCAGCCCCCTAAGGTTGGCTTACTCAGCTTCTCAGCCATTTTTTTCTTCCCAAGGTGCCAATCATATTACAAAGGGAGCGACAGAAATTACaaatgaagaaggaaaagaaCAACTCAGTATGGAACAAGTCCAGAACAGACATTCGGACCACTGCCCTCGGACCGCCttctttctactttgttttttaaatagttctaGTGGAGATGGGATTGATTTGCTGTGTGAAGTGTTTAACCAGTTAAAGTACAAGATAAAGGCCTCGGCGTGGGGATACAGGGGTCTTACTGTGCTGTCACGTATGCCGTCTGCTTTCGAAACCCCCATTTCTGTACAGAGTGGAAACTAGACGGTGAAACTGTGTGTGCGTATGAGTGATGGTGGGTGAGCTCCATTAACACAGACCAGGGTGGGAGACAGCAGGCCAGGCTGACCAGCCATTGTTACTAGGACTGAGCTTCAAAAGCCATGATATTAGCTGGTGTCAAAACAGAAAGTCACTGAGGGGACCACTCATGGAAAAGATCAAAGACAAACCTTTACTGGGACCAACCTGTCCACCGGTCTTGAGTGGCACTGCTGTCATGAGGTCACGGGTGCAGGAAGGCTCGGCAGGTTAGGGTTACCGTTAACAACATTTGACCCACACATACAGAATTGTGTGTTCAGACAAACAGATTAGAGACCCCGCTTGTTCCTACCTGAGCGTTCGGAGTTCCTCACCGTCAGTTCATAGGTCaagtctgaaaaacaaaacaaaaagtgacGTCAGCATCATATGAATGACCAATCAGCGCACACAAAGCCATGAAACTGGACAGTCGCTAACTTCGTCCTCAGCACACCTTTATGTTCAATTCAAATCCAAACTCCTCTACAACATTCACTGCTGCTGCACATTGGGGGTCTCACGTTGTACTTCGCTTACACAAGTGCGCCAGTTTTCTAGACTTATTTCAACTCACGGCAACACAAAGGCTGCACTTGCAGTATCAATGACCTATCCTGACAAAGTCCTGGTGGTCTCTGGTGGGGTCTTCACATATTGGTCTGTgtaatacaatttaaaacataGCCCCTGAAGACTGATGTTGGTGTGAGGGGGCAGTGGCACCAGTGGCCCAGCAGGTCCGTCTTTGAGGTCTGGTCACTTCAAGGACGCAGATGATTCATCAGGACTCTGCTGGTTACCATCGTAGTCTCGGTTTACTTAAAACTGTCAAGTGTCGATGTTAACTCCTTTCAGACTGCAGGCTCACAGATTCACAAGCACAGCCCCCTGACACTCACACCAGGTCCGCCTTGTGGGCTCTGATCACTTGTTCATCATCCCTGTCACTTGACACTCACATTCACAAAGCACCTTCTCCTTCTGCGATGCTGATGATGTCTCCAGAGGCTCTCACACCCAGACGTCTCCTGAAGAACGGTATGAGTAAGCGTGGAGACTGCCT
This genomic window from Polypterus senegalus isolate Bchr_013 chromosome 12, ASM1683550v1, whole genome shotgun sequence contains:
- the ccdc92 gene encoding coiled-coil domain-containing protein 92 — translated: MSRVSLENQLHSAQKNLLFLQQDHAHTLKGLHAEIRRLQQHCTDLTYELTVRNSERSGTGDSRCDELRKKCEELETQLKAKEEENTALLRELEEKNAMISVLENTIKEREKKYLEELKMKSHKLNMLSSELEQRAGTIAYLTSQLHATKKKLIATSSGTSDSSPNVSPVLSSYKPAPPKEKMTDTPRRRMKKSLSQPLNSEYAEVYRLGSDGRKLLLRETMDAMPDPTPFLLARESSDAQLLKERPLVIPPIPSERNSSAPHFSLGRDKQQHKAHIGVAHRIHHAVAPTAEAQVETLAVDQVNGSEVVRKRSGADRTA